The Candidatus Moraniibacteriota bacterium DNA segment AGCCAGAGTGGAAATGCTCCAGCGTAGTGTTCGATGAGTACACTCATAAAACGTTCGATAGAACCCATAATAGCAGCGTGAATCATCACGATGCGTTCTTTCTCTCCTTTTTCGTTGATGCAGACCAAATCGAATCGTTCGGGCATAATCATATCGAGCTGAATAGTAGCCACTTGCCATGAACGACCGAGAGCGTCACTCACCATAAAATCAAGTTTTGGTCCGTAGAAAGCAGCTTCACCGATTCCCTCGAAAGCATTGGCATTTTTTTCTTTAGCTATTTCTTCGAGGATGTTTTCTGCTGTATGCCAGCGTTCTTTATCACCGAGGTATGAATCTGGTTTTGCAGGATCGTGTTTGGAAATACGTACCTGCATTTCAAATCCGAAAGCGCCATAAAACTCATGAATGATATCCCACACCTTGAGGAACTCTTCTTTCACTTGATCGAAACGACAGAAGACGTGAGCATCATCTTGGGTGAAGGCACGTACACGAGAGAGTCCTGCGAGTTCACCAGTTTGTTCATCACGATAGCACGCTGTCGAATTGGCATAGCGCTGAGGCAATTCACGATAGCTCATAAGTTTCCTTGCATAGATTTGTGTATGATGAGGGCAGTTCATCGGTTTCATAGCAAACTCATGTCCTTCGCGAGTCGTGATACGGAAGAGTTCATCTTTGAATTTGTCCCAGTGCCCACTTTTTTCGTAGAGATCTTTCTTGGTAATGTGGGGAATTTCTACTTTTTCATAGCCATAACGTTTGCGGAGTTCCCACACGTATTCATCGAGCAAATTGCGAACGAGTGTACCGCGTGGAGTCCAGAGCGGAAGTCCTGAT contains these protein-coding regions:
- the thrS gene encoding threonine--tRNA ligase encodes the protein MEEKLYNIRHSLAHLLAIAVLEHDRDAKLSVGPVTDNGFYYDVDFSVGKTPTPENLKAFEKTMRTQINKKLPFIRTEVSVEEAKKHFVNNPYKLAIIDDIEKSGEAVSFYSTGDFIDLCEGRHVNNTSEIPAKCFALTHLAGAYFRGEENGPMLTRIYGIAFATEEELKAYFTQQEEAKKRDHKKLGIELDLFTFSDLVGSGLPLWTPRGTLVRNLLDEYVWELRKRYGYEKVEIPHITKKDLYEKSGHWDKFKDELFRITTREGHEFAMKPMNCPHHTQIYARKLMSYRELPQRYANSTACYRDEQTGELAGLSRVRAFTQDDAHVFCRFDQVKEEFLKVWDIIHEFYGAFGFEMQVRISKHDPAKPDSYLGDKERWHTAENILEEIAKEKNANAFEGIGEAAFYGPKLDFMVSDALGRSWQVATIQLDMIMPERFDLVCINEKGEKERIVMIHAAIMGSIERFMSVLIEHYAGAFPLWL